Genomic segment of Harmonia axyridis chromosome 6, icHarAxyr1.1, whole genome shotgun sequence:
ATAGTTTCAAGAAGTGTCTTATGCAATAATGTATACTAGACCTCTATTAAATCAATTTATCCAATTCATCATAATTTTACGTGATTATCTTTACACTAGTTaatgaaataatcaaataaCCCAAATTTTCCATTCTAACCGTTTATGACTAATAAAAGTTTCATCAGACGAtgtcaaatttttcaatgtttaatttcatttgtcaTCTTCGAGCTAATAAAAATGTCTTCAATTCATTTTCTGACAGTTAATTGTTCTATTATTACAGAAAGCTGTAGCTGCCATGGGCGGACACTTCCACCCTGACCATTTCACATGTGAAAGTTGCAAGTCTCCACTGATAGGAAAGCAATTCGTAGATGTTGAAGGTAAACCATACTGTACGGACTGCCACGCCAATAAGATATGCCCCAAGTGCAAGGCCTGTGGCAAACCTATCACAACCAAAGCCACTATTGCTCTGGACGCCAAATGGCATCAGTTCTGTTTCAAATGTAAAGTAAGTGAATCGCAATCTTTTTCCTTTTTCTTGTTAAAGTTTGCTGTGGATTTTCACATTCTACATTTTGCTTCTTTAGAAAGCAGGGTTTCCccataagaggtttcattttgaagagcTCGCTATCTAAACAGCTGtcttcttttgacatttgacaagtaaaaactccgccttactgaaaatggaatgatacacccttcaacaacgcattgaaattgttaaaatcaatacaaaaatattgaaattttgcagtcatATTTCTCAATACTACTGCACAATTCGGTCGCCGTGAAATCCCTTATTGGCCGGAAATAGTaaaactgttgaaaaaatttgagctgttgggataaGTTGTTTTAGAGCGTcgcaatattgatgaaaattatcATGGATATTCGGATTGGGTTCTTTGTGGTTTCATTAGAATTCTCGTTGTTTTGATTTGTTCACATTACTGAACatcattcttcttcaatttttgtcAGTATTCttaaatgagcactgattttgatgaaacaattaaagaatttctaaacgttgttgaatagtgtatctttctatgattaaatggcataacctatcGAACACAAATGACCTATTGTTCAACAGAAATatcggtagcgtaagtagctccgctactgataggtatcaTAGTTCGACTGTCGAttattttcttcacaaaattattgttttacctcttttgtaggttttttcccgaaatttaaaaaaaaatatataaatgctttgaacatatcatcaattcttttgcaaAACACGAAAGGTTACCAACTTTTTTCTCATActtaacaaatttaaaatattgacCTTCTACAATGTAAAGGGTGGgtaaataagcgaggtaagcggctatatctcaggatccactcgtCGTAGAGACtagcggtaaaaatttttaccactaaagtgtacaagataccacactggaaattgttttgaagttcatagcTCTACAGctaggggcgtaatagctaccgtcgagtagaaaaatgaattttactcgaaaatgtttcatatcaagttgaagaaaaaatatcatcactgtaatccttggaaaattctctatctttttgaattgtcactttcgatattacgacatcaaataagggtagtcatgatgaatttgtttttgctgctttcgatagggggcgctaagtcagaagttcattgttttgttcattttactccgaaatttcaattgattcatTGATCcaaatgataggattttcttaacagaaacagaaattccatcacaTTTGTATGAAATCACCTGAATGTCGCAAAGCGTTAATTTCATGCGTtttgaagttatggccgaaagaagata
This window contains:
- the LOC123682724 gene encoding transforming growth factor beta-1-induced transcript 1 protein-like isoform X5, whose product is MADAPKICGTCKKSIEGGKAVAAMGGHFHPDHFTCESCKSPLIGKQFVDVEGKPYCTDCHANKICPKCKACGKPITTKATIALDAKWHQFCFKCKKCGKPMMLDQQFKVDDGLPKCLTC